One segment of Nostoc flagelliforme CCNUN1 DNA contains the following:
- a CDS encoding BRO-N domain-containing protein, which yields MSDLSVFVFEYQQVRFVGTPEKPEWVAADVCAILEIKNVSDALANFDEDERGIANIYTPGDDNPQGQEMLTVTEPGLYRLIFKSRKPVAKRFQHWVFHEVLPSLRRTGRYEMPKPNQQQNTKPTLDELVNFGQKILSGTRLSAELQTITILRGVQALCPEITPMAQELVGAIQEIVATPNRHLPPTELGKIYAERNGLPKPVKPEVVNRVLESAGLQRKEVEIKTDSSGLQRRKNIWHLTEKGKLWGTVTRDRARTHDKIVEHVRWLPDVLEVIDLSLEG from the coding sequence ATGTCAGACTTATCAGTTTTCGTGTTTGAGTATCAACAAGTCCGATTCGTTGGTACACCAGAGAAACCAGAATGGGTAGCGGCGGATGTCTGTGCGATTCTTGAAATCAAAAATGTCAGTGATGCGTTAGCTAATTTTGATGAAGATGAAAGGGGTATAGCTAATATCTATACCCCTGGTGATGACAATCCTCAAGGACAAGAAATGCTGACTGTGACTGAGCCTGGGCTTTACCGTCTGATTTTCAAATCGCGTAAACCAGTTGCCAAGCGCTTCCAGCATTGGGTGTTTCACGAAGTTCTTCCGTCACTGCGGCGCACTGGCAGATACGAAATGCCAAAGCCAAACCAGCAACAAAATACTAAACCCACACTTGATGAACTCGTTAACTTTGGACAAAAGATTCTGTCTGGCACAAGGCTTAGTGCAGAACTCCAAACCATCACCATTCTTCGAGGTGTACAAGCGCTGTGTCCCGAAATAACCCCAATGGCACAGGAGTTGGTCGGAGCAATTCAAGAAATTGTTGCGACTCCCAACCGACACCTGCCCCCAACTGAACTGGGGAAAATCTATGCCGAGCGTAATGGACTGCCCAAACCAGTTAAACCAGAAGTGGTGAATCGTGTTCTGGAATCGGCTGGGCTACAACGTAAAGAAGTTGAGATTAAAACTGATTCTAGCGGTTTGCAACGTCGAAAGAATATCTGGCATTTGACCGAAAAAGGTAAACTGTGGGGTACTGTAACAAGAGACAGAGCTAGGACTCACGACAAGATTGTTGAACACGTTCGCTGGTTGCCGGATGTTTTAGAGGTGATTGATTTGAGTTTAGAGGGGTAA
- a CDS encoding RICIN domain-containing protein, which produces MKPKFKKRTAIAVGFVGSMLWGATCILENQFAIAQLAGGMFIVNELSKKCLDVAGNTGSGVVNGTQLVLNECEISGFNSSGGITDQKWGFIRGGFIRNRHLRKLPKYLCG; this is translated from the coding sequence GTGAAACCTAAGTTTAAAAAACGCACAGCGATCGCAGTTGGCTTTGTCGGGTCGATGTTATGGGGAGCAACTTGCATTTTAGAAAATCAATTTGCTATTGCACAACTTGCAGGGGGAATGTTTATAGTAAACGAACTGTCAAAGAAGTGCCTTGATGTAGCTGGAAATACTGGTTCTGGCGTAGTTAATGGTACGCAATTGGTACTTAATGAATGCGAAATATCTGGATTTAATAGTTCTGGTGGAATCACAGATCAGAAATGGGGATTTATCCGTGGGGGATTTATCAGAAATAGACATCTCCGAAAACTGCCCAAGTATCTCTGTGGCTAA
- a CDS encoding Tn3 family transposase — protein MTSIERTAYPRLKRYFTAKELTEIYTPTKSEIAFAYSTAKGQSNIFNLIVLLKAFQRLGYFPKLSEIPNSIINHIRGCLKMPSEIVLGYENNKTMYRHRVAIREYLKVNDFDKNARHLAALAVHESAKVMDNPADLINVAIGELIKQRYELPGFYTLDRLVRRIRHLVNQKIFNFVINRLEQEYIEYINSLLDSYPTERLTPFNNLKQLPKRPTRNHLNDLLIHFTWLETLGDVKPFLDQITATKIQHFAAEARVLTASEMKAITLPKRITILLCLIYSAQVQTRDNLIEMFLKRMRSIHHKAKEELDKLREKQQSAIERLLGVFTNVLEIFVDEPVNTEILGQVNQVLAPGGGAQQLLNECEAVNAYKGNNYLPLIWRFYKSHRRVFFRLLSALKFSSTSSEKSVVDALKFLVENSHRRGEFIKESINLDFASPQWQKLVLTQNGEHSQIIRRHLEVCVFSYLAAELRSGDICVHGSEDYADHREQLLPWSECLPLIDQYCQNLGLASTADSFVQQLKSMLADTALQVDEAYPDNRQVVINDQGEPVLKKPPRHELSLQAKALIEAVEERFPERNLIDILKNVDYWTNFTRHFGPMSGSDPKLEHAIERYLLTTFAYGCNLGPTQAARHMRGVVTARELSFVNRRHVNADKLNAALTDIINRYNVLNLPKLWGDGSTAAADGTKYELYEDNLLSEYHIRYGGYGGIAYHHVADSYVALFSHFISCGTWEAVYIIEGLLKNNSDIQPDTIHADTQGQSTPVFALAYLLGIKLMPRIRNWKDLNFFRPDKETIYKHIDLLFKDPINWGLIKTHWQDLLQVVLSIQAGKVSSPVLLRKLGNYSHKNRLYQAFQELGRVVRTVFLLEYISDIKLRQQITAATNKVEAYHGFSKWFFFGGFGIIGYNSPEEQEKIIKYNDLIANAVIFHNVVDLTNILRDLKREGYLIMREDVTALSPYMNSHIKRFGDYSIDLDTLPQTLDEVAAFVFV, from the coding sequence GTGACATCTATAGAACGTACTGCTTACCCCAGGTTGAAGCGCTACTTTACTGCCAAAGAACTTACGGAAATTTACACTCCTACAAAATCAGAAATTGCTTTCGCCTATAGCACTGCCAAGGGACAAAGCAATATCTTTAACTTAATAGTTTTATTAAAAGCATTTCAGCGATTAGGGTATTTTCCAAAACTTTCTGAGATTCCCAACTCAATAATCAATCACATTCGTGGCTGCTTAAAAATGCCAAGTGAGATTGTTTTAGGTTATGAAAACAACAAAACAATGTATCGGCATCGAGTTGCTATCCGCGAATATCTCAAGGTAAATGATTTTGATAAAAATGCCAGACACTTAGCAGCATTAGCTGTACATGAATCAGCTAAAGTCATGGATAATCCTGCTGATTTAATCAACGTCGCTATTGGCGAACTAATCAAACAACGGTACGAATTACCGGGATTTTACACTTTAGACAGATTAGTACGTCGTATCCGACATTTAGTTAATCAAAAAATATTTAATTTTGTTATTAACCGACTTGAGCAAGAATATATCGAGTATATAAATAGCTTATTAGATAGTTATCCGACCGAAAGGCTTACCCCTTTTAATAATCTCAAGCAGCTACCCAAGCGTCCAACTCGCAATCATCTCAATGATTTACTTATACACTTCACTTGGTTGGAAACATTAGGGGATGTCAAACCATTCTTAGACCAAATTACTGCTACTAAGATACAACATTTTGCTGCTGAGGCTAGGGTTTTAACTGCTTCTGAGATGAAAGCAATTACGCTTCCCAAGCGAATTACTATTTTACTATGCTTAATTTATTCGGCTCAAGTACAAACCAGGGATAATTTAATTGAAATGTTCCTTAAAAGGATGCGTAGTATTCATCATAAAGCTAAAGAAGAACTAGATAAACTCCGAGAAAAACAACAATCAGCTATAGAGAGATTACTGGGAGTTTTTACCAATGTTCTGGAAATTTTTGTAGATGAACCAGTAAATACAGAAATTCTAGGTCAGGTAAATCAGGTTTTGGCACCCGGAGGAGGAGCGCAGCAATTGTTGAATGAATGCGAAGCTGTCAATGCCTATAAGGGGAACAACTATCTTCCATTAATATGGCGTTTTTATAAAAGCCACCGCCGTGTTTTTTTTCGGTTACTAAGTGCTTTGAAGTTTTCATCTACTAGCAGTGAAAAAAGTGTAGTAGACGCATTAAAATTCCTTGTTGAAAATTCACATCGACGTGGCGAATTTATTAAAGAGAGTATCAATCTGGATTTTGCTTCACCCCAATGGCAGAAACTTGTGTTGACTCAAAATGGAGAACATTCTCAAATTATTCGTCGTCATTTGGAAGTTTGTGTTTTCTCTTATTTGGCGGCAGAATTAAGGTCTGGGGATATCTGTGTTCATGGTAGCGAGGATTATGCTGACCACAGAGAGCAACTACTTCCTTGGTCAGAATGTTTACCTCTGATTGACCAATATTGTCAGAATTTGGGTTTGGCTTCAACTGCCGATAGCTTTGTTCAGCAATTAAAGTCAATGCTTGCTGATACAGCACTTCAAGTAGATGAAGCTTATCCTGATAACCGTCAAGTTGTTATTAATGACCAAGGAGAACCAGTATTAAAAAAGCCGCCACGTCATGAATTGAGTCTCCAAGCCAAGGCACTGATAGAAGCAGTTGAAGAACGTTTTCCAGAACGCAATTTAATTGATATTCTGAAAAATGTTGATTATTGGACTAATTTTACAAGACATTTTGGGCCAATGAGCGGCTCTGACCCCAAGTTAGAACATGCTATTGAGCGTTATTTACTAACTACCTTTGCTTATGGTTGTAACTTAGGTCCAACACAAGCAGCACGACATATGCGGGGAGTGGTAACTGCCAGAGAGCTTTCCTTTGTCAATCGTCGTCATGTGAATGCAGATAAACTAAATGCAGCATTGACCGATATAATTAATCGCTACAATGTTTTGAACTTACCAAAGTTATGGGGTGACGGCTCAACGGCAGCAGCAGATGGAACCAAGTATGAACTTTATGAAGATAACCTGCTGTCTGAGTACCATATTCGATATGGAGGTTATGGTGGCATTGCTTACCATCACGTTGCTGATAGTTATGTGGCATTATTTAGCCACTTTATTTCTTGCGGAACATGGGAAGCAGTTTATATCATTGAAGGCTTGTTAAAAAACAACTCTGATATCCAGCCAGATACAATTCATGCCGACACTCAAGGTCAATCAACACCAGTTTTTGCATTAGCCTATTTGCTGGGTATTAAGTTAATGCCTCGCATTAGAAACTGGAAAGATTTAAATTTCTTTCGTCCTGATAAAGAAACAATTTATAAGCATATAGATTTACTTTTTAAAGATCCTATCAATTGGGGTTTAATAAAAACTCATTGGCAAGACCTTTTACAGGTTGTGCTATCAATTCAAGCCGGAAAAGTTTCTTCGCCAGTTTTATTACGAAAGTTAGGTAACTATAGCCATAAAAATCGGCTTTACCAAGCTTTTCAAGAATTGGGACGAGTAGTAAGAACAGTATTCTTATTGGAGTATATCTCTGATATTAAGTTAAGACAGCAGATTACTGCTGCGACAAATAAAGTTGAAGCTTATCATGGTTTTTCTAAATGGTTTTTCTTTGGAGGATTTGGAATAATTGGTTATAATTCTCCAGAAGAACAAGAGAAAATTATTAAATATAATGATTTGATTGCTAATGCGGTAATCTTTCACAATGTGGTTGATTTAACAAATATTCTGCGTGATTTGAAGCGTGAAGGCTATTTAATCATGCGTGAAGATGTGACCGCTTTAAGTCCTTACATGAATAGTCATATTAAACGATTTGGTGACTATTCGATTGACTTGGATACTTTACCGCAGACATTGGATGAGGTGGCAGCGTTCGTTTTCGTGTAA
- a CDS encoding tyrosine-type recombinase/integrase: MIFNFKKYISLISRSSLAYVWKHYKERHLALVALSVHPHMLRYACGFYLASHGHDTRAIQAYLGHKNIQHTIRYTELTSDRFQKFWLD, encoded by the coding sequence ATGATTTTTAACTTCAAAAAATATATATCACTAATAAGCCGCTCATCTCTTGCTTATGTATGGAAACATTACAAAGAAAGGCATCTTGCTCTTGTAGCTTTATCGGTGCATCCGCATATGTTACGTTATGCCTGCGGGTTTTATTTAGCATCTCATGGTCATGACACCAGAGCTATTCAGGCTTATCTGGGACATAAGAATATTCAACACACTATTCGCTACACAGAACTCACGAGCGATCGCTTCCAGAAATTTTGGCTCGACTGA
- a CDS encoding ERF family protein — protein MQELIKALIKAKAEFNPIQKDGTNPHYKRKYATLDAVLDAVTPALGKHGLVIIQTTEIFECKTVLRTHIFHESGESIASTYPLPEISDSQKLGAALTYARRYAVCAILSVTADEDDDAEGAGTPKKTEQPQNNIRPRKENQQPRVQPTKQAITSPSINPKDLRVKEVRTLLKYSLDLVKEWLHSRNVTSPSELDSFQIDELVKTMCLSWAGNKFGHPNHAANSYQKYVVDAVARGVDETTAISDWMEGALAQVPELNWEHPLSADLLF, from the coding sequence ATGCAAGAACTAATCAAAGCTTTAATTAAAGCCAAAGCAGAGTTTAACCCCATTCAAAAAGACGGTACTAATCCTCACTACAAGCGTAAATATGCAACCCTAGATGCTGTATTGGATGCTGTCACTCCTGCGCTTGGTAAACATGGATTAGTAATAATTCAAACTACCGAAATTTTTGAATGTAAAACCGTGCTACGGACTCATATTTTTCATGAATCTGGAGAGAGTATCGCTAGTACTTATCCTTTGCCTGAGATTAGTGATTCCCAGAAATTGGGTGCAGCCTTAACCTACGCGCGTCGTTATGCTGTGTGTGCAATTTTATCGGTAACAGCAGATGAAGATGATGATGCTGAAGGCGCTGGTACTCCTAAAAAAACTGAGCAACCGCAGAATAATATTAGACCTCGCAAAGAGAATCAACAGCCTAGAGTTCAGCCAACCAAACAAGCTATAACTTCACCATCAATCAACCCAAAAGATTTGCGAGTCAAAGAAGTTCGCACACTTTTAAAGTATTCGTTGGATTTGGTGAAAGAATGGCTGCATTCTCGGAATGTTACGAGTCCGAGTGAGCTTGATTCCTTTCAAATTGATGAATTAGTAAAGACTATGTGTTTGTCTTGGGCTGGGAATAAGTTTGGGCATCCAAATCATGCTGCTAACTCTTATCAAAAGTATGTCGTTGACGCTGTAGCGCGAGGGGTGGATGAAACAACAGCAATCAGCGACTGGATGGAGGGAGCGCTTGCACAAGTACCTGAACTCAATTGGGAGCATCCACTTTCGGCGGATCTACTTTTTTAG
- a CDS encoding NF041680 family putative transposase — protein sequence MPKFNYNQLITQFQDFRQKIYNCFESCSDACMNLLDALAGNTGANSIAELSLNPLFPRSYNSIYKAISESFNTTSQDTSNKVEEAEEEKDNLIRVISELIDQPQKRPFYLFATDTTPHPRPYAKTLAERGYIYQPNTIKGNKPINIGHSYSILSILPEKKNANAAPWSIPISGERVSLDKSSVEVGSEQIQALMCDSSLHWHEKLCVLVADSAYSQRSFLFEQSKHQNLVIVARCRSNRIFYQSPPVEESKKKRGCPKKYGERFDLADAETWHLPDETTQTQQTTRKGRLLNITILAWHQMLMRGTKEQKMYRHPFTLIRVHVTDNTGNSVWKPMWLIVIGNQRQQISATVAYQSFRQRFDIEHMFRFCKQHLLMTEFQTPDVKHEENWIRLVMLAYAQLWASKDLATHLPRPWERYLKPESDTIMTPSAVQRDFQRIISEIGTPARSPKTRGNSIGRVQGQAQTQRTKHPIVKKQSKPTPDKQKAA from the coding sequence ATGCCGAAATTTAATTACAATCAATTAATAACGCAATTCCAAGATTTTCGACAAAAAATTTACAACTGTTTTGAATCGTGCAGTGATGCCTGTATGAATTTGTTGGATGCGCTTGCGGGTAATACAGGAGCCAATTCAATTGCTGAGTTATCTTTAAATCCTTTGTTTCCTAGAAGCTATAACTCTATTTATAAAGCAATATCTGAATCATTTAATACAACTAGTCAGGATACGAGCAATAAAGTTGAAGAAGCAGAAGAAGAAAAAGATAACTTAATTAGGGTAATATCTGAGTTAATTGACCAACCACAAAAACGCCCTTTTTACTTATTCGCAACTGATACAACACCACATCCGCGTCCTTACGCTAAAACTTTAGCTGAACGTGGGTATATTTATCAGCCGAATACAATAAAAGGTAACAAACCTATTAATATTGGTCATTCTTATTCGATACTTTCTATCTTACCAGAGAAAAAAAATGCTAATGCTGCACCTTGGTCAATACCAATATCAGGAGAAAGGGTATCCCTTGATAAAAGTAGCGTTGAAGTAGGAAGCGAACAGATTCAAGCACTAATGTGCGATTCATCACTTCATTGGCATGAAAAATTGTGCGTATTAGTAGCAGATAGTGCTTATAGCCAACGTTCATTTCTCTTTGAGCAGTCCAAACACCAAAATTTGGTAATCGTCGCTAGATGCCGTAGTAATCGAATTTTCTACCAATCTCCACCCGTTGAGGAGTCAAAGAAAAAACGTGGCTGTCCAAAAAAATACGGTGAGCGGTTTGATTTGGCTGATGCTGAAACTTGGCATCTTCCGGACGAGACAACACAAACACAGCAGACAACTCGTAAGGGTCGCCTTTTAAACATTACTATCCTTGCTTGGCATCAAATGTTGATGAGGGGAACTAAGGAGCAAAAAATGTACCGTCATCCCTTCACCCTTATTAGGGTTCATGTAACTGATAATACTGGTAATTCTGTTTGGAAACCCATGTGGTTAATTGTCATCGGCAACCAACGTCAACAAATCTCAGCTACTGTTGCTTACCAAAGTTTCAGACAGAGGTTTGATATTGAACACATGTTCCGTTTCTGCAAACAACATTTGTTGATGACGGAGTTTCAAACTCCAGATGTCAAACACGAGGAAAATTGGATACGCTTAGTAATGCTCGCTTACGCACAACTCTGGGCGTCAAAAGATTTAGCAACACACTTACCTAGACCCTGGGAGCGTTATTTAAAACCTGAAAGTGATACAATCATGACTCCCAGTGCCGTACAACGCGATTTTCAAAGAATTATTTCCGAGATTGGTACACCCGCCCGTTCTCCCAAAACCCGAGGAAATTCAATCGGTCGAGTTCAAGGTCAGGCTCAAACGCAACGAACTAAGCATCCTATTGTCAAGAAGCAGTCAAAACCAACACCTGATAAACAAAAAGCCGCGTAA
- a CDS encoding tetratricopeptide repeat protein, with translation MAQSTWGQTQNSQAQEAILIEEAIKVQEQGLKLIQQGEHQQAVQKLQQALTIVRKLKYQELEAKALLGLGLYYEYLGEKQKALDFLNQALPLFRAVGDRKSEAVSLYHIGKAYNDLEEKQKALDFFNQALPLSRAVGDRKSEAFTLANLGQIYFDLGQKQKALDFFNQALPIFRAVGDRDSEAFTLASLGEIYFDLGQKQKALDFFNQALFIFRAVGDRKSEASILGIIGAVHLTLAVRRFNPNVVIQVFPDISPTFPFPKKRG, from the coding sequence ATGGCTCAATCCACTTGGGGACAGACTCAAAACTCGCAAGCCCAAGAAGCAATATTGATAGAGGAAGCGATAAAAGTGCAAGAACAAGGATTAAAACTCATACAACAAGGGGAACACCAACAGGCAGTACAAAAATTACAGCAAGCTCTAACCATAGTAAGAAAACTCAAATATCAAGAACTGGAAGCAAAGGCACTTCTTGGACTTGGACTTTACTACGAGTATTTAGGAGAAAAACAGAAAGCACTCGATTTTCTTAACCAAGCTCTGCCCCTTTTTCGGGCTGTGGGTGATCGCAAGAGTGAAGCTGTCAGCCTCTATCACATCGGTAAAGCCTACAACGATTTAGAAGAAAAACAGAAAGCACTCGATTTTTTTAACCAAGCTCTGCCCCTTTCGCGGGCTGTGGGCGATCGCAAGAGTGAAGCTTTTACTCTTGCTAACTTGGGTCAAATCTACTTTGATTTAGGACAAAAGCAAAAAGCACTCGATTTTTTTAACCAAGCTCTGCCTATTTTCCGCGCTGTGGGCGATCGCGACAGTGAAGCTTTTACTCTTGCTAGCTTGGGTGAAATCTACTTTGATTTAGGACAAAAGCAAAAAGCACTCGATTTTTTTAACCAAGCTCTGTTTATTTTCCGCGCTGTGGGTGATCGCAAGAGTGAAGCTAGCATCTTGGGTATCATCGGTGCAGTCCACTTAACCCTTGCTGTGCGCCGATTTAACCCCAATGTGGTGATACAGGTATTTCCCGACATTTCCCCGACATTTCCATTTCCCAAAAAGCGTGGATAG
- a CDS encoding plasmid mobilization protein yields the protein MNNGSREKQIAVRVTDEEKNAFEDKAKQEGKTPSQVLLQFVHNYIGRSSEVDVQQKLSQLEAQIREIQHQLGKQLA from the coding sequence ATGAACAATGGTTCTAGAGAAAAGCAAATAGCTGTGAGAGTGACTGACGAAGAAAAAAATGCTTTTGAGGACAAAGCTAAACAAGAGGGAAAAACCCCTTCGCAGGTACTTTTGCAGTTTGTACACAACTATATTGGACGTTCTAGTGAGGTCGATGTACAACAAAAACTGAGTCAGCTAGAAGCTCAGATACGTGAAATTCAACACCAACTGGGAAAACAGCTGGCCTGA
- a CDS encoding transposase family protein, whose protein sequence is MSDILNHIEENPKRTKRLIGLEYEQLQQLIQNAERLHYDKQELLESKKVRIIAGGGGRKPKLSLKEQIILTLVYLRHLTTFELLGIQFGVSESTANDTFNYWLPILRELLPSSLIEQVKKNESDLMVVKEILTDYELIVDSYEQVRERPVDNKEQEKYYSGKACKHTFKSQIIILPDAKDIVDVVAGEPGPKSDITMFRENRDNFDPKQKFKGDLGYLGEDLIDTPIKTPRNGKLTIEQKKENKEFSSNRVFVEHRIRSVKIFRVVQERFRLNPKKYEQVILTICGVVRLRIGALILPAEIYAFT, encoded by the coding sequence ATGAGCGATATACTGAATCATATTGAAGAGAATCCTAAAAGAACAAAGCGGTTAATTGGTCTGGAGTATGAACAGTTACAACAATTAATTCAAAATGCAGAGCGATTACACTATGACAAACAAGAGTTATTAGAATCCAAAAAAGTGAGAATTATTGCTGGTGGTGGAGGTCGTAAACCAAAATTATCGCTCAAAGAACAAATAATTTTAACGTTGGTTTATCTCAGGCATCTGACTACATTTGAGCTTCTTGGTATCCAGTTTGGTGTGAGTGAGTCCACCGCAAATGATACATTTAACTATTGGTTGCCAATACTCAGAGAATTGCTACCATCCAGTTTAATTGAACAAGTAAAAAAAAACGAATCTGACTTGATGGTAGTCAAAGAAATACTTACAGATTATGAATTAATTGTAGATAGCTATGAACAAGTAAGGGAAAGACCTGTGGACAATAAAGAACAAGAAAAATATTACTCTGGTAAGGCATGTAAACATACATTTAAAAGTCAGATAATTATCTTGCCAGATGCCAAGGATATCGTTGATGTTGTAGCTGGCGAACCTGGACCAAAAAGCGATATAACAATGTTTAGAGAAAACCGCGATAACTTTGACCCAAAACAAAAATTTAAGGGAGATTTAGGATACCTTGGAGAAGATTTAATTGATACACCAATTAAAACGCCAAGAAATGGAAAGTTAACAATTGAACAGAAAAAAGAGAATAAGGAGTTTTCATCCAACCGAGTATTTGTTGAACACCGAATTCGTTCTGTAAAAATCTTTCGAGTTGTTCAAGAAAGATTTCGGTTAAATCCTAAAAAGTATGAACAAGTAATTTTGACAATTTGTGGAGTAGTAAGATTACGAATTGGGGCACTTATATTACCAGCAGAAATATACGCATTTACCTGA
- a CDS encoding DUF192 domain-containing protein, whose protein sequence is MLLPISRKLDYAASKGLRILGSIAGVSIIVGTISLSLIASRPQHLPVSYKLNRNNYTFYLEEAKEPTQLQKGLKYRSHLASDRGMLFNLGKPYKNAAFWMYKVNFPLDIIFIHQGIVTLVVHSATPCSKRPCQIYTAPIATHVLELPSGMAKLTNIKIRDQITFSQQQLSGSNDKI, encoded by the coding sequence ATGTTGCTCCCGATTTCAAGAAAGCTAGATTATGCTGCCAGCAAAGGTTTAAGGATACTAGGTTCTATTGCTGGTGTTTCAATTATTGTTGGCACGATATCCTTAAGCTTGATCGCTTCTCGTCCACAGCATCTTCCAGTTAGCTATAAGCTGAATCGCAACAATTACACCTTTTATTTAGAAGAGGCTAAGGAACCAACCCAATTACAAAAAGGATTGAAATATCGCTCTCACCTAGCTAGCGATCGCGGAATGTTGTTCAATTTGGGAAAGCCGTATAAAAATGCAGCGTTTTGGATGTATAAGGTAAACTTTCCGCTTGACATAATATTTATTCATCAAGGAATAGTGACACTTGTAGTGCATAGTGCTACTCCCTGCTCAAAACGCCCTTGTCAAATATATACGGCTCCGATTGCTACTCATGTACTGGAACTGCCTTCAGGTATGGCTAAGTTAACTAATATTAAAATCCGAGATCAAATAACTTTTTCTCAACAGCAGTTATCAGGTTCTAATGATAAAATTTAG
- a CDS encoding ELKS/Rab6-interacting/CAST family protein: protein MATQTIANPLISSTDFLNDRSAFETSTLDYTIVNTSIQETFTAIDRFECFAVNEILQMREQQLYLQAGYKNFSEYCQRELYAWGGYRRINQLLGAKKVIDAVGELGGHIKNERQARPLLRLVKEPEKLKAAVSLALKDNPDPSVSDFAAAAQKVVPQLPRKKHIVQEPLVPQKAIVTVSQQSHSRYGEEGTIEADAPNHWQQIVTFADGERLLINNADLDAHSVPFPTERSYPPQYSEAMSTTGYAYAALKEQHKLELERLQQELKIGLQSEATARAEEQVSEQIQSLQNLYKQQKEENIQLQQRLDEMEGLRKLEIENQQLQQRIQELENAVEQRPSQQWGNTMTQQATKALNKRVKQALEQTIDLRSLAQEPPKENAQECLRLMGMALKNLASAMNNTQAIEAAAIILGSEPTLSAIAYRAEQLEMLPQAVSDIRRVLSQPGCTWQEFWAVAQEYEVIKSDYLAELTTQETELITALQNASSQPDTIGVGSIRHLQNSNILW from the coding sequence ATGGCTACACAAACAATAGCAAATCCCCTTATATCATCCACAGACTTTCTCAATGACCGTAGCGCCTTTGAAACATCAACGCTGGATTACACTATTGTCAACACCAGCATCCAGGAAACCTTCACCGCCATCGACCGATTCGAGTGCTTCGCGGTAAATGAAATCCTCCAGATGAGAGAACAGCAGCTTTACCTGCAAGCTGGATATAAAAACTTTTCAGAATACTGCCAGCGTGAATTATACGCTTGGGGTGGATACCGACGAATCAACCAACTGCTAGGAGCTAAAAAGGTCATAGACGCAGTTGGCGAGTTGGGGGGACACATCAAAAATGAGCGTCAGGCTCGTCCGTTACTTCGCTTAGTCAAGGAACCAGAAAAACTTAAAGCTGCTGTATCCTTGGCTCTGAAAGATAACCCTGACCCAAGTGTTTCAGACTTTGCTGCTGCCGCCCAAAAAGTGGTTCCTCAACTTCCACGCAAAAAACATATTGTTCAGGAACCATTGGTTCCTCAAAAAGCTATAGTCACAGTTTCACAACAGTCACACTCAAGGTATGGGGAAGAAGGAACCATTGAGGCAGACGCACCGAATCACTGGCAACAGATTGTCACTTTTGCTGATGGCGAGAGGTTGCTGATCAACAATGCTGATTTAGATGCCCACAGTGTCCCATTCCCCACAGAGCGAAGTTATCCACCACAATACTCTGAGGCGATGTCTACGACGGGCTACGCCTACGCTGCACTCAAAGAGCAACACAAGCTTGAGTTAGAGCGCTTACAACAAGAATTGAAAATTGGGCTACAGTCAGAAGCCACAGCCAGAGCCGAAGAACAAGTAAGTGAGCAAATCCAATCTCTGCAAAACCTGTACAAGCAGCAGAAAGAAGAAAATATCCAGTTACAGCAACGGCTGGATGAAATGGAAGGGTTGAGAAAGCTGGAGATTGAGAATCAGCAACTCCAACAACGTATCCAAGAATTAGAAAACGCTGTTGAACAACGCCCTTCTCAACAGTGGGGAAATACCATGACCCAGCAGGCTACCAAAGCTTTGAACAAGCGGGTGAAACAGGCATTAGAGCAGACAATTGATCTGCGATCGCTAGCCCAGGAACCACCCAAAGAGAATGCCCAAGAATGTTTACGGTTGATGGGTATGGCATTGAAGAACCTCGCTAGTGCCATGAACAACACTCAAGCGATCGAAGCTGCGGCAATCATTCTGGGGAGTGAACCGACACTATCTGCGATCGCTTATCGAGCCGAGCAGTTGGAAATGTTGCCCCAGGCGGTTAGTGACATTCGGCGGGTGCTTTCACAGCCTGGGTGTACTTGGCAAGAGTTTTGGGCCGTGGCGCAAGAGTATGAGGTGATTAAATCAGATTATTTGGCAGAATTGACTACCCAGGAAACAGAGTTAATTACTGCACTCCAGAACGCATCCTCTCAACCAGATACTATTGGCGTTGGTTCTATTAGACATCTCCAAAATAGTAACATTCTGTGGTAA